One segment of Curtobacterium poinsettiae DNA contains the following:
- a CDS encoding L-ribulose-5-phosphate 4-epimerase yields MTDAIDETTRQAVAATRERVARLHGELVRYGLVIWTGGNVSERVPGTDLFVIKPSGVSSDDLTPENQVVCTLDGVPAEGWGNEHGPSSDTAAHAYVYRNMPEVGGVVHTHSTYATAWAARAEAIPCVITAMADEFGGPIPVGPFAIIGDDSIGHGIVDTLSGHRSRAVLMQNHGVFTIGKDAKDAVKAAVMCEDVARTVHIAKQGGELVPIAPENIDRLFDRYQNVYGQNPEGAMR; encoded by the coding sequence TGACGGACGCGATCGACGAGACCACGCGACAGGCCGTCGCCGCGACGCGGGAGCGCGTCGCCCGTCTGCACGGCGAACTCGTCCGCTACGGCCTGGTGATCTGGACCGGCGGCAACGTCTCCGAGCGCGTGCCCGGCACGGACCTGTTCGTCATCAAGCCGAGCGGAGTGTCGAGCGACGACCTGACGCCGGAGAACCAGGTCGTCTGCACCCTCGACGGTGTGCCGGCCGAGGGCTGGGGCAACGAGCACGGCCCGTCCAGCGACACCGCCGCGCACGCCTACGTGTACCGGAACATGCCCGAGGTCGGCGGCGTCGTGCACACCCACTCGACCTACGCGACGGCCTGGGCCGCCCGCGCCGAGGCGATCCCGTGCGTGATCACGGCGATGGCGGACGAGTTCGGCGGACCCATCCCGGTCGGCCCGTTCGCGATCATCGGCGACGACTCGATCGGCCACGGCATCGTCGACACCCTGAGCGGGCACCGCAGCCGTGCCGTGCTGATGCAGAACCACGGCGTCTTCACGATCGGCAAGGACGCGAAGGACGCCGTCAAGGCGGCCGTGATGTGCGAGGACGTCGCCCGCACGGTGCACATCGCGAAGCAGGGCGGCGAGCTCGTCCCGATCGCCCCGGAGAACATCGATCGACTCTTCGATCGCTACCAGAACGTCTACGGACAGAACCCCGAAGGAGCCATGCGATGA